Genomic segment of Arachis hypogaea cultivar Tifrunner chromosome 11, arahy.Tifrunner.gnm2.J5K5, whole genome shotgun sequence:
GTAAAATGGGTAAAAAAGGTGGATGAGGAACAGGATAAGTTGTGATAGAAATAATTGGACAAGAAAGAGGAGTGGATCGAAAAGAGGATGAAGATTTTGATGAATGATTAGGGAAAAGTGAATGATATGGATAAGTGGTTTCATCAAAACGAACATAACGAGAGACATAAATTTTGCCATCCGAAGCCAAACACTTATAACCCTTGTGGTTGGTGGCATAACGAAGGAAAACACAAGGCTTGGATCACTGTTCAAGTTTATATTTATTGTAACAATGAAGATAAGGATAGAAAAGACATCCAAAAATACGAAAAAAAGTGTAATAAGGAATTTGAtgatagaggagctcaaagagagATTTATTGTTAAGAGGTGGAGATGGAAGATGATTAATAATGTATGTGGCGCAAGTAAAAGTATCATGTCAAAATTTGAGAAGGAGAGAGGCATTAACAAGCATGGATAAGCCTAACTCAGTTATGTGACGATGCTTTCATTTGACTTTACCATTTTGAGGATGAGAATAAGGACAGGCGAGTCTATATGTGTGATGTCCGGGTTTAAAAGAAGATCTGTGAAAGCATGAGATGTAAATTCTCCTCCATTATCAGTTTGAATGCATTTAATAGAGTATCCAGTGAGATTTTCAATGAAAACCTTGTATTGTTTGAGGGCAGTGATTGTTTGGAACTTATTGAGAAGTTTAAAGATAGAAGTGTAGTCAGAGTACGCATCAACAATAGACAAATAATATCGAAAATTGAATGAGAAATGGATAGGGGAGGGACCCCAAAGATTAGCAAAGATGAGGTCAAGGGGATGAGAGTAAGAGTGATGAgatgaaaaatgaaaaagttgATGATTTTTGGCCTTGCAACAGGCATCACAAAGGGATGTAGCAgtgatattattaaaataaggAATAGAGACATGTTGGAGAGCTAAGGCAATATTCTAGAAGAGGCATGAGCAAGGTGTTTATGCCAAAGATCACGAGAAACAATGTTAGTATAAAAGGCTTTTGGTGCATGGAGAGAATAGTGACAGAAACATTCACATTATGAAATTTGTAAATACTATTTGTTTCAGTACCATGCAAAAGGATTTGTTTAGAATGAGAAGATCTAACACAACAATAATGtgcatgaaatttaaaatacatgAGGAATGCTTCAAGTTCGAGAATGTCCATGGTTCTTTTCTGAATAAAGGTGCGGAAGACTTTATAGTCAAACCCTCAAGAATAGTATCAACATGTTCATCAATTGTAAAGGGAGAACCAACTACAGCAAGAAGGTCTACAATCTTCTTGATTTGAAGGAGATATTCAGTGGCAAGAAGGGTAAGTTTCTTGATGAATTTTAATTGGGTCTTGAGTTGTTTGATGCGGAATTTGGTGTGAGTCGCAAAGTATGTGTTGAGACGATCCCAAATTTGATGAACTCGAGTGCATCTAACCATACAATTCTGAAAAGAAATATCCATAGAAGACAATAGCCAAGTTTGGATCGCATAATCTTGTTCAATCCATGCTTGATAGGTGGAGGATTCATTTCCAGTAGCTTTGTTAGCTTCTGTGGTAAATTGGATTAGGGTTTTGCTTTCATCAagatgattttcaaatttttgagaGAAAATTATGGACAAGACAATTTGTTTTTATGGAAGAAAAGAATTTTCATTTAGTTTATTAACAACGTGAACAAgctgattttttttggatttaattAGAGGTGGAAGCcatggaaaaggaaaagaaacaagagaaaaaaaaataaagattgaaAAAGTTCCAGGTCCGAATCGGTGTCGCTCGTGATACCATATTAAAACAAGGGTAATAGAAAAAAAAGTTGGAATGAAAAATAGAATCAGTGATCTTATTAGTTAAAAGTCTAACTATTAGAATAATGTGTATGGATATATATAAGCTCAACCACTAAACATTTTAAATACAAGAACTCTATAAGAATGGGTAAACTAATCATAGAAACAAATAGTAATGGTTTCAATAATAACTTAATACTTTAAATCCTAATAAACAATGCAActacatatttttaaatattattttttatttagtttttagaaaaaaataaaaaataaataactttccTAATTTTTTAAACAACTTACACGTGAAAAATGGATatttaaatgaattaaataataataaatttaaaaaaaagttgacTAAAGACTAAATTTTAAAGGGTAAATAGCATTTTTCATAAATGCTTTGCTTATTTCCTCACGACACCAATCTACTATTTTTGTTGtttacaaattatatatataccattttttatacaatattttgcattttttattattttaaaattaattgttaaaaagtaaaaatataaaaattttatattttatattataaaaacatgtaatttttttataataaaaacatgtacaaaataaaatatacacaaaaaatagtgttatgtttatttatttatttataaaataaaactatAATTTTGATAATCCAACTGAATTTGTCGATTCAATTATGAGACCGATCcggttcaattgaaaacaaaccaataaaaaaattaattaatcggttagaattgatataattttttagcggttaattaatttaaaataaaaaataaaaaaaatattttttaaaaatatatattttatatataaatgtattattattataattatatctcgCACCCAGACCCCTTCTTCTTTCAACGTTTTAAACATTGACCCCTCTTTCTCACTCACACACCCTTAATctcaatgaagaaaaagaaaaaaaaagattttctcTAATAAACCTTAGCTCTTTCAATTCCCAACGACGAGGACTATGATGAAGACAACACCACCACCCTCTTATTCTTACCACACACACTCCTTCTTTTTCTTAACCGTCATTCTCATCATAACCGCCGCAAATGCCATCGGCTCCGCATCCACCACCGCCGTCATCTACGCCTCATCCACAGTCTGCGCCATCGTTGCCGGCGACGTCAAACAATACATCCACTGCTACCAACAAAACCAGCACAAGAattctcattattattattatggagaTGTTGCACCGGTGGATGAGGTGGTTCCACACGTGTCCTTTGAATCCATCTCCGGCGGTCGGAGCTTCTTCTGCGGTCTCCGGTCCGGTGGACTCAGCCTCCTTTGCTGGGACGTGGACGGCGGAGCATCGGTATTGGTGCCGAAGAGGATCTTCCACAGTGACGTGGTGCAGTTAACTGATCTAACTGTTGGTGATTCTCAGGTCAGAAaattttaatctttcattttttcTAATCAcacaatcttaattatttaaatctgagatcaattttttatttaacaaagTCTTTTGTCATCGTATATTACTATACAAAGATGTTTAATGCAATATGTTatgttatatgtatattaaaatcaatcattaaaattatatattaatataaaatatatattaaaatataaatataaattaaaaataaattaaattatatatatttatacataaatatattaataattaattttaatatattaataatatttttaatatttaataactaaaaaaattaataaaaaataattaaaatttattttatttaatatttattaattattataataattaataaaatttaattaaaataaattctagttatttttttatttttttaacattaccCCTACTATATTAgctggatttggatcctctaaagtttgaatttcactttaaagagtaaagtgtgatcttctatctttgaatagtttctctttcatatttattattggtcccacttatgaaattaatggtgagagatcgcactttattctctaaaatgaaattcaaactttagaggataatttatattttatttgtaaattttattcaaatccaTATTAGCTAGTAGCACATATTCATATGTAAGAAATTATAGTATTAATAATCATATGGCcacctgaaaaataaaaataatttatattttatttgtaaattttattcgtgcatctaattatatattattatattaaaaaataattatttttaataattaatataaaaataatcatttaaaatatatatatataataatttaaattattaatacattaaaattaaatttattatttatttatttattgcaaGAAAATCATGTATATTTAATGATAAAGTTGGATTTCATACATTCTCATTTCTTTCTGTCTAAAATGTTTTTTAGGCATTTAATGATGTATATTAATTTAGATGTATATTAATTTAGTAcaaaaatattctaatttttacgtaaaaaattgaatgaatataattaattgtgtattattatattaataaaaataattaacttttaaatTATTACTTAAAAAGTTATAAGAATACAAATTTAATTTAACAaatgtgtaaatttttttatattattagtatattaaaattaatttttttttaaaaattactccATCCAAtggtatattaaaaaaaatgtactCCATCCAATGGTGTAGATTTTTTTAGATAAAGTTttgtctaataataataataatataaatattttggtttatttaaaaataatccaattttttatttgattaatttagagataatttaatatatttttactacttATTAGTATAttgttattcatttatttttagaCACTTTACATGTGTTAACTTTAGTGTAAGATAAGAAAATTGACAAGATGTCATATGAAGCGCGGACACTTTGCTGATTTATCGTGtccgcgtgtcggacacatttcggacacgacattcatcgacactcgtccgacaccgtgtcttaataaaaaataaaaaattctttttcggACACGcttagacacacctaaataccatcacgtgttcACGTGTCCaatcttatttttaacatatattcttaaaataaatttagatatagtatatattattatttattaaaaaaaatattttaaatacttgatataattaaaataagacattaaaaataattaaaaattttaatttatattttaatgtcaataaaatatcaaaatatcattataatttatttaaaaaatactttatattttatatatatgcgtgtcccgtgtcatttaagattttaaaattcgcgtgtcggcgtatccgtgtcgtgtcgtgtcccgtgtccgtgtcagtgtcaTAGATGATAATCTAAAATACAATTACCTGATATAAAAAATGCACCAAAAACTAAGCTCTTAAAAATTATGTTGTATTATTATCCACTTAAaggattaaatagaaaataagatataataataataataataataataataataataataataataataatattttaatattgtactaataatacatatataataattctttcTTTCATCAATATTGaatcatttaaattaaaatataatatgggtaaaaatatttttaactaagtattatatatatatatatatatatatatatatatatatatatgttaaacaAACACTTAACAAGGTTACTAATAGAAAGGGACATTAtcaatactctttttttttttatccaaatGTTCTGTTGTATGCTTATGATGAATTATTCCTAACTAACAAGAATTATTCTGGTCAGGTTTGTGCTAGAGAGTCTCAGTCTGGTGTGGTAAGGTGTTGGAGAGGAGGCCGCATTGAAAATGGATTCAAGTTTTATTCACCTGGTAAGGACCTTAGGTTCAAAAGCATCACTTCAGGGTCTGGTTTCTCTTGTGGGGTGTTAATGGATAATGGAAAGGTTCATTGTTGGGGTAACAATATTAGTAGTAAAATTCAAGCACAATTTGATAACATTTCTATGTCAAAGGTGGTTGCTGGAGTGTCACATGTTTGTGGCTTAACAATCTATGATGAGTACTTAATTTGCAAAGGGAACAATGATTCCGGCCAATTGGGTCTTAATTTAAATTCAAGTTCTTATTATTCAGAGTTTTCAGAACTTGCATTGGGAGAAGATTTCACTTGTGGTATTAGAAGAAAAAATGGATTTGTCCTATGTTGGGGTGGTGCTGAAGATACCAAAAAGTTTGATTTGTTTAATAATGTTTCTTTTGAGTCAATTGTAGCTGGTTTGGATTTTGTTTGTGGGGTAACAACTATAAATTTGTCTTTGATTTGTTGGGGTCCTGGTTGGTCTAATAATAATGGTACTAATTATGAGATTCCATTGGGAATTGTTCTTCCTAGTCCATGTGTTAGAGGTGGTTGTGATTCTTCTTGTGCTTCATATCCAAATTCTGACTATTTGTGTCATGGTTCTGGAACTATTTGCTATTCATGTCAGGATAGTCAAATTCCACTAGTCGTGCCATTGATTTTACCACCACCACTATCATCGTCAACACAAGTTTCTAATGTTCATCACAAAAACATGAGGGTGATTTTGGTCATTTTGATTGTTGGATCAATTGGTGCTTTCTCTGGTTTATGCACTATTCTTTATTTCCTTTGGATTGGAGCTAAAAGACTATTCTTGAAGAAGAGAGATGTTGGTAATTCAGAACAACCTCAAAGAAGTGATGATTCTGATGATGATGCCTATATTGAATTGGCTCCAATGTCAGCGAATCGCGCATCGAATGCAGCATTAGGATCACTGAGGAGACATAGGAGTGTTGGTAGTTCATCATCATCAAAGCATAATTTGGATAAGATTGAGAATTTTTCATTACATGAATTAGTCATAGCCACTAACAATTTTTCAAATGATAACAAGATAGGTTCTGGAAGCTTTGGCTCTGTATACAAAGGGAAGCTAGCCGATGATCGCAAAGTTGCCATCAAAAGAGGAGATATTGTTTCTAGCACAAAGAAGAAATTCCAAGAGAAGGAGATTGCATTTGATTCAGAGTTGTCATTGTTATCGCGGCTTCATCACAAGCATCTTGTGAGACTAATAGGTTTCTGCGAGGAGAATGAAGAGAGGCTCTTGGTTTATGAGTACATGAGCAATGGATCAATCCATGAACATTTACATAACAAGAATAATGTTGAGAAAAATAGTAGCATTTTGAATTCTTGGAAGATGAGGATCAAAATTGCATTGGATGCTGCCAGGGGAATTGAGTACATTCACAACTACGCTGTTCCACCAATTATCCATAGAGATATCAAATCGTCAAATATACTATTGGACTCAAATTGGAATGCTAAGGTTTCTGATTTCGGATTGTCCCTTATTTGGCCGGAGATAGAACAAGATTCGACTTCTATAAAGGCGGTTGGCACAGTTGGTTACATAGATCCGGAATACTATGAATTGAATGTGTTAACAACAAAAAGTGATGTGTATGGTTTAGGAGTGGTTATGTTGGAGCTTCTAACAGGAAAAAGAGTTGTTTTCAAATTAGGTGATGAGAGTAGTCTTGTGGGAATCGTAGAATATGCAAGGCCAAGAATAGCAAAAGGGGAATTATGGAGTATTTTGGATTATAGAATTGAAAAACCTAATGTTAATGAGGTTGAGGCTCTTAAGATTATGACTTTCATTACTATGCATTGTGtgaatttggagggaaaagaaaggCCAGAAATGGCTGAAGTTGTTGCCAACTTAGAAAGGGCATTGGCTTTTTTGGAGGGTAGTTCTAGTACCAGCCTATattgattgatgaattttttttttatttttttcccatttcttttgcttttttttttttttcatttgcaaATTTATCCTTTTTATTATGATTAGTGATTGAGAGTcctaatttatcttttaaattatttttttaatagtcaccaaaaaaatattatctttttaatacttaaataagtaaaaatttaaataaatatattacttttaaaaaattaataagataaaaaattcaaaattttttatttaaaagctaGGATGATAATTATGAGAATAAGTTAGGActcctaataatttaaattgcCGAATACAAGTATTTAAATGATCGTTTTGCTACACATCCAAGTCTTTTTGACAGCCAGTCGAATTAAATTGGCACAAACCCAACAAAAACCAACTTCATTACCCAGTGCGTGCGAACAGGCTCTCACTCTTCAACGCACATGATGTTTCAATACACGCTCTTTGAGACGACAAACCGTTTCAAAATTCTCATTTCAACATTAAACTTCAAACGACTCTCTCTGCTAGGTtgaatcatcaacaacaacaacactgaACGAAAAAATCTCTCTGCGAAGCTCTCTGTCCTAGGTtgaatcatcaacaacaacaccaAACAAAAAATCTCTCTGCGAAGTTTTTTGTGCTAGGTTTCACACATAACGAAAGACGAAAAAGAAAGCTCTCTATAGATTTCTAAAAGACGAAAACACGAAGCATTATTGAAGGTAACTTGATTCTAAATCGTGCATTTTTGCTTTTATGTAGTTGTAGTATTTCTTATGTGGTTTAAGCCATGTTGATGAGGGTTCTGGTATCATCATTTGCAAATTCGGTgttattttgatttatatttagtGTGATTCATGTCATAGGCTTAGATTTAGAGTCTCTACATAGTTGTATTGTTTCTTATGTGATTTAAGTCTTGTTGATAAGTTTTCTGGTGTGTGATCATTTgcaaatttcagatttttattatGAGTTAGATTCAATGTCATTCATGTCATAGACTTGGATTTGAAGTCTCTGTGTAGTTGTATTGTTTCTTATATGATTTAACTCATGCTGATGAGTTTTTTGGTGTGATCATTTGCAAATTTCAGGTTTTATTATGACTTGGATTCAGTGTTATTCATGTCATAGGCTTGGCTTTAGAATCTCTATGTAGTTGTAGTGTTTCTTATGTGATTTAGATTCAGtatgattcaacatattttaTTGAGTTATTTAAACTTTGTTTATTAGCTACGACTGCGGCTTATATGTCATGAAATGACTGAAACTCATTGATCCTGCAAAAATCAAAGATGGGGAAATACACTtggaaaaattcgaaaaaaaaagtaTGTATATTTAAATATAGTTAATTCTCTAACTCTAAATTAAAACAGATTAATAATTTTCTTTCAATTGCAAGATAAAGTCGATCATTTCAGAAAAGAATATACTTCATGGGTTCTCTTTGACGAAACAAATAAATTGAAGTATAAAGTCATTGAAGAATTTGAAGGCATAAGACTATCCAAGCCATCTGCTGCAATTACAAGTCTTTGCTATAAATTTTCTTCAGGGGATATAGAATAGGATGAATATTATacttctatttttgaattttatggatactatTTGTTTGTAAAtatattgaaaaatacttttctttttgaattttatgagtattatttttttgtaaatatattGGAAAATAGCAATTCATGGATATTAGGAATTTCTATACTAATTGGATGTGTTTTAATAAAATACGATGGATAATAAGTTGTTTAATATGATGTAACACCAAAATTATacaatcacaacaccaaaatttattctaataaaaacaaaaaattgttgATATTAAACCCAAAACTATTACCACAAAACAATTGTAGATAACTAAAATTCAATATTCAACAAATACAATAACAGCTAAAATTCAGTAGTCATTAACACAATATAACACAGAAAGCAAACATCAATTTCATTATACTAAACAAATAATACCGAATGTCATTCAAATTAAAATGGAAAATTCTATCTTATTGTATTGAATTTCCAAATTGATAATTCATAATTTGACAAATTGCTCATCAACATTAAACTGCAATAATACAAAAATCTGATCAATAGACCACTATTATTAACTCAAAACAAAAGCAACaccattattcatatttgaaaacaccAAAATCTAATATACAAAACATCAAATTAGTAACACTGATCTTCACAAACCAATTCATAACAAAAACGAACTTATCATAACTCATATTTcaatcaaattcaaatccttAATCATCAACACTGATTTTCATCAACATTGATTTTCTTAATCAAATCCATAACTACATTATTCTCTCAATCAAATTTCGTCGACTACATtcgattgaaaaaaaaatcatccaacTCACCCTGATCCAACGTAATCGAACTTGCATCATCAAACTTGCCATTGTTCAACGCACTCAAATTTGTATCATACATTGTTTTCTCTCAATGTTTGATTTTAGAAACAAAACAACGATAGAAAACGATAACGCAGACAAGAACAAAAAGTCCGAAAACGCAGAGAAGAAGAGCGAAAAAGACGCAATGAAATCACGAAGAAAATGTTAAAAAAGAAGTTAGTTAGGATTACTGGGGCGTGGATGTTAATTAGGTTAAAATAACTTGGTTGGATTTAGTTAGGTAAATCGTTTAGttgtagagttttttttttttttttgttaaatgatTTATAAGATAATCAACTTGGGTTTGATCGAATGATTAGTTCACTCGTCCAATTGTCTACTTAATCAAATGTTAAGGATTTGAATCTCACCTTATGTATATAGAAACTCGTTGAATaatgacaaatttttaaataaagttttaattCATGACAGAGAAACACAAATATAAGATATCATTTGAATGTATAGTTGTGACTCCTATAACTCTCACCAATGCAAATATAATATATCAATATCTaacattttattatattgaagtTTCTAAACTATATTTATTGCCCAAACAAgtgaaacaaaagaaagaaaaatattttttaaaaagagtaaagtatcgtttttattcTCAATGTTTGggataagtctcaaagttgtctcTAACTtttgaatcgtcctatttaagtccctaacgtttcaaaattgactcaatattgtcctgccgttagaaatatgttaacagaattgacggcgggacaaaattgagacgattttgaaacgttagggacttaaataggatgaaaacgtttgagacaaaaacaatacatagaaataaattttagttttatccttcactaatatcaatcttttatattacggtacataattattcaattattttttaatcacattactttgattctaaataaatttattattttttataattttattcttaaagatttttactcatcatgaaatatttgtaaaatgactagaATCAACATTACTTTATTGTGTATATATCATTTTTTTCccacaagtttatatactagtcattctacaaatattttatgatgagtaaaaattgttaagagtaaaattataaaaaataaatttatttagaataaaattaatgtaattaagtataatttacttagatgtgattaaaaaataattgaataattatgtactgtaaaaaattgatattattgaaggataaaattaaaatttatttcaatgtaTCATTTTTATCCTCAACAtgtttgtcctatttaagtccctaacatttcaaaatcgtctcaattttatccCGCCGTCAATTCCGTTAATAGATTCCTAATGGCAagataacattgagtcaattttgaaacgttaggaacttaaataagacgattcagacgttagagacaactttaaaacttaccACAAACGTTAGAAATAAAAAccatactttactctttaaaaaaaaattagttctaGATTTCagcgtgattttttttttctttaacacTCAAATTCTCATTTACTTAGTGTCAAATTAAATTGAATGGCAAGTGATAAACATTTACTTAGACATATCAATAGCACAAACAAGAAAAACGAAAGAAATATCATAGCTTTGCAAAAGAAAATTCCAAAGTACTATGGTCAAACATTGAAGATACTCCTCAATTAGGAGATTAAGCAATAAATGTTTTTGGTAGAAGACTACAATTTTTTATACGTCATTACACGGGGGATAGATGTTAAGACCTCAAATCACGAGACACAGTACAAGTTGACCAACTTGTTAAATTACCTAATTTTGTTCCAGTATCATGTAGATAGAAATAGAATATAGATTCACCATCTAGTTAAGAATAAACAAacagaaataataaataatacaattttCTACATGTATTTTGAAAAACGTATTATTGTCATCCAagacaatttaaaaatattaaaataagagtATTTTTGTGTACTATATTAAATAAGAAtcttatcaaaattaataatgataataataatatcgggcctgctacacatacaagcttacaagcttacaagttggcccagcccaaatACAAGTCACGCGCATCAAGAGAGATTACATGGAGCGTCACCTTCACGCGCTCAACACTCAAACGGTTACGTATGGTAAACTCTTctacttcttccacttcttccacttctcaaaacgCTCCGAAAACAAGAAAACCCTTCCATTTTCGAGcgaaaatcaaagttcaaaatatacAAGTCATTGTTCGAAACCTCCGTCAAAACACGATCAAACTCTCCATCAAGAATCTGAAgagaaaacaaagcaacaatactCAACGTAAGTTCATTAAGATTCCTGTATATTTTCCATATTACAAACTACGTTTTGCTTTCCTTCTACGTCGTTGTTCTAGGGTTTACTGTTActcttgcttctttgttacactgttcttctacgttgttGTTCTAAGTTATCCTGTTATTCTTGTTGTTCTAGATCTTCTAGTAACtgatttttgggggtttattccgtagattggggggtgtatactgcttgaacttgtaatgtggcttgatattgaagcatgtttgagtgatatctgactgatatatatggatactatatctgaatcatatctatgggagtatctcactgttatcaatgggtgtatctgattctTACATATCGGTGTAtattactgttatcaatgggtgtatctgattcttacatatgggtgtatctgattcttatatatgggtgtatcttactgatatctttgggtgtattttttgtttcagagaaaatggcagcaagaaactaaacaaaagaccttaagtgtgccatACATCTCCTAagtgataagttcaga
This window contains:
- the LOC112720006 gene encoding putative serine/threonine-protein kinase-like protein CCR3, which codes for MMKTTPPPSYSYHTHSFFFLTVILIITAANAIGSASTTAVIYASSTVCAIVAGDVKQYIHCYQQNQHKNSHYYYYGDVAPVDEVVPHVSFESISGGRSFFCGLRSGGLSLLCWDVDGGASVLVPKRIFHSDVVQLTDLTVGDSQVCARESQSGVVRCWRGGRIENGFKFYSPGKDLRFKSITSGSGFSCGVLMDNGKVHCWGNNISSKIQAQFDNISMSKVVAGVSHVCGLTIYDEYLICKGNNDSGQLGLNLNSSSYYSEFSELALGEDFTCGIRRKNGFVLCWGGAEDTKKFDLFNNVSFESIVAGLDFVCGVTTINLSLICWGPGWSNNNGTNYEIPLGIVLPSPCVRGGCDSSCASYPNSDYLCHGSGTICYSCQDSQIPLVVPLILPPPLSSSTQVSNVHHKNMRVILVILIVGSIGAFSGLCTILYFLWIGAKRLFLKKRDVGNSEQPQRSDDSDDDAYIELAPMSANRASNAALGSLRRHRSVGSSSSSKHNLDKIENFSLHELVIATNNFSNDNKIGSGSFGSVYKGKLADDRKVAIKRGDIVSSTKKKFQEKEIAFDSELSLLSRLHHKHLVRLIGFCEENEERLLVYEYMSNGSIHEHLHNKNNVEKNSSILNSWKMRIKIALDAARGIEYIHNYAVPPIIHRDIKSSNILLDSNWNAKVSDFGLSLIWPEIEQDSTSIKAVGTVGYIDPEYYELNVLTTKSDVYGLGVVMLELLTGKRVVFKLGDESSLVGIVEYARPRIAKGELWSILDYRIEKPNVNEVEALKIMTFITMHCVNLEGKERPEMAEVVANLERALAFLEGSSSTSLY